From Arthrobacter sp. FW306-2-2C-D06B, a single genomic window includes:
- a CDS encoding GNAT family N-acetyltransferase, translating into MQIRECTLDDLGPLNVVCDASERKRWTSDMIAPRSDRVVLAAVADGEVIGVAKTHFHSDPEGRSPAGHYLGGVVVAPGFRRRGVGSALTLARLEWIWSRASIAHYFANEHNKASIRMHDALGFRPVARFSEIRGVTADDGRSELILFAASREEWDPSEVTESKASNIEAG; encoded by the coding sequence ATGCAGATTCGTGAATGCACCCTCGATGACTTGGGACCGCTGAATGTAGTCTGTGACGCCAGCGAGCGAAAACGCTGGACAAGCGACATGATCGCCCCGAGGAGCGACCGAGTCGTTTTAGCGGCCGTAGCAGATGGCGAGGTCATCGGCGTGGCCAAGACGCATTTCCACTCGGACCCGGAAGGCCGCTCGCCCGCAGGACACTATCTCGGGGGAGTGGTGGTCGCCCCGGGGTTTCGACGGCGAGGGGTCGGTTCTGCCCTCACCCTGGCGAGGTTGGAATGGATCTGGTCCCGAGCGTCGATCGCCCACTACTTCGCAAACGAACACAACAAGGCATCCATCAGAATGCACGATGCGCTCGGCTTCCGGCCGGTCGCCCGATTCTCGGAGATTCGCGGAGTGACCGCCGACGACGGCCGGTCTGAGCTCATTCTCTTCGCGGCGTCCCGAGAAGAGTGGGACCCGTCAGAGGTCACTGAGTCCAAGGCCTCGAACATCGAGGCAGGGTGA
- a CDS encoding peptidase, which yields MKSATTGQGMLARIPGHGSFFVSGTAVEMIDVFGGLLHCYQGNGGCRKQGLYFSRTEPKKPLECVLYLPGREGASAGADSPGEETITVSVSHDLAPKLDGAVLDFGTFNKMERFVWLKLPSVKGPSCTCLRSIGASAGKRSPCLDVRGLGLSDL from the coding sequence ATGAAGTCCGCGACAACGGGACAAGGCATGCTCGCCCGGATTCCCGGTCACGGCAGCTTTTTCGTGAGTGGGACCGCCGTCGAAATGATCGATGTTTTCGGCGGACTGCTGCATTGCTACCAAGGAAACGGCGGCTGCCGAAAGCAAGGGCTCTACTTCTCGCGGACGGAGCCGAAAAAGCCCCTTGAATGCGTTTTGTACCTTCCCGGCCGCGAAGGAGCAAGCGCCGGAGCGGACTCACCGGGCGAAGAGACGATCACGGTCAGCGTCAGCCATGACCTGGCCCCCAAGCTTGACGGGGCCGTTCTGGACTTCGGAACCTTCAACAAAATGGAACGCTTCGTATGGCTGAAATTGCCGTCGGTCAAAGGCCCATCCTGCACTTGCCTTCGATCAATCGGGGCCTCGGCAGGGAAGCGCTCACCCTGCCTCGATGTTCGAGGCCTTGGACTCAGTGACCTCTGA
- a CDS encoding phosphocholine-specific phospholipase C: MSGLNRRRFLQLSGATAASAAIAEMLGESIARAATIPANRATGSIKDVEHVIVFMQENRAFDHYFGTLKGVRGFGDPHPAILPSGKDAFAQNNGTRDILPYHPTAPNLGMQFMEDLDHSWKLTHEAFNIGKYDKWLPAKSEASMAFYERGDVPFHFALADAFTICDQYHCSLLGPTDPNRYYMFTGWDGNDYKAGGPDLWNAEVGYSWSSYPEELEKAGVSWKVYQDVGDGLTAAGYWGWTGDAHIGNYGDNSLLYLTQYQNSKPGSPLYEKALTGTNAKAGDDLFRIFREDVASGKLPQVSYVVAPEAYTEHSNWPPNFGAWYTANILNILTSNPDVWSKTAVFFMYDENDGFFDHVVPPHPNTPQIPGASTVSTEGEWYDGRMTFSGIADVPGHYGLGVRVPMLVVSPWSMGGWVCSETFDHTSIVRFLESRFGVKSPNISPWRRAVCGDLTSAFDFSAHAGVAPALPDTSAFKPADHNRHPSYVPTPPAANSMPAQEKGTRPSRPLGYALDVAVSVAGGKLSAHWSNAGALGAHVQVRSNLLPAGPYSYTVGAGTALDASWALGAEYDVQMHGPAGWYRRYAGTTAAADIRATVTRDGVSGHAQFRIENAGPAPAALTLTDAYGAGSQALALNPGQAKTVVIPTQGGWYDLKLTAAADTKLMRVLAGRLDDGRALTSDPQLGR, translated from the coding sequence ATGTCAGGTCTCAACCGTCGGCGTTTTCTTCAACTGTCAGGTGCCACCGCGGCGAGTGCCGCAATCGCGGAAATGCTCGGCGAGAGCATCGCGCGCGCCGCAACCATTCCGGCCAACCGTGCCACCGGCTCGATCAAAGACGTCGAGCACGTGATCGTCTTCATGCAGGAGAACCGGGCATTCGACCACTACTTCGGCACGCTCAAAGGCGTACGCGGGTTCGGTGACCCGCATCCGGCCATCCTCCCGAGCGGGAAGGACGCGTTCGCGCAGAACAACGGAACGCGCGACATCCTCCCTTACCACCCGACCGCGCCGAATCTCGGCATGCAGTTCATGGAAGACCTCGACCACTCGTGGAAGCTCACCCACGAGGCCTTCAACATCGGCAAGTACGACAAGTGGCTCCCCGCCAAGTCCGAGGCCTCCATGGCGTTCTATGAGCGCGGCGATGTCCCGTTCCATTTCGCCCTCGCGGACGCGTTCACGATCTGCGACCAGTACCACTGCTCGCTGCTCGGCCCCACGGACCCCAACCGCTACTACATGTTCACGGGCTGGGACGGCAACGACTACAAGGCTGGCGGTCCCGACCTGTGGAACGCCGAGGTCGGCTACTCGTGGAGCTCGTACCCCGAGGAGCTTGAGAAGGCCGGCGTGAGCTGGAAGGTGTACCAGGATGTCGGCGACGGCCTGACGGCCGCGGGCTACTGGGGCTGGACGGGCGACGCGCACATCGGCAACTACGGCGACAACTCGCTCCTATACCTCACGCAGTACCAGAACTCGAAGCCCGGCAGCCCGCTTTATGAGAAGGCGCTGACCGGCACGAACGCGAAGGCCGGCGACGACCTGTTCCGGATCTTCCGCGAGGACGTCGCGAGCGGGAAGCTCCCGCAGGTCTCCTACGTCGTGGCCCCCGAGGCGTACACCGAGCACTCGAACTGGCCGCCGAACTTCGGCGCCTGGTACACGGCGAACATCCTCAACATCCTTACCTCCAACCCGGACGTCTGGAGCAAGACGGCCGTGTTCTTCATGTACGACGAGAACGACGGCTTCTTCGACCACGTCGTCCCGCCGCACCCCAACACCCCGCAGATCCCCGGCGCATCCACGGTCTCTACCGAGGGCGAGTGGTACGACGGCCGGATGACATTCTCCGGCATCGCCGACGTCCCGGGCCACTACGGTCTCGGCGTGCGCGTGCCGATGCTCGTCGTCTCGCCCTGGAGCATGGGCGGGTGGGTCTGCTCGGAGACGTTCGACCACACCTCGATCGTGCGGTTCCTCGAGTCGCGCTTTGGCGTGAAGTCCCCCAACATTTCGCCATGGCGCCGCGCAGTGTGTGGGGACCTCACCAGCGCGTTCGACTTCTCGGCGCACGCTGGCGTGGCGCCGGCCCTGCCCGACACCTCGGCATTCAAGCCCGCGGACCACAATCGGCACCCGAGCTACGTGCCGACGCCTCCCGCAGCCAATTCGATGCCGGCCCAGGAAAAAGGCACGCGCCCGTCGCGCCCCCTCGGGTACGCGCTCGACGTCGCAGTCTCGGTGGCGGGCGGCAAGCTCTCCGCGCACTGGTCGAACGCCGGGGCGCTCGGCGCACACGTGCAGGTCCGCTCGAATCTCCTGCCGGCGGGACCGTACTCGTACACGGTCGGCGCGGGCACGGCCCTCGACGCGTCGTGGGCGCTTGGCGCCGAGTATGACGTGCAAATGCACGGCCCGGCGGGCTGGTACCGCCGTTACGCGGGCACGACGGCGGCCGCGGACATCCGCGCGACCGTCACCCGGGACGGTGTGTCCGGCCACGCGCAGTTCCGGATCGAGAACGCTGGCCCGGCGCCGGCCGCCCTCACGCTCACGGACGCATACGGCGCCGGGTCGCAGGCCCTCGCGCTCAACCCGGGCCAGGCCAAGACCGTAGTGATCCCGACGCAAGGCGGCTGGTACGACCTCAAGCTCACCGCCGCGGCGGATACGAAGCTCATGCGGGTCCTCGCTGGGCGCCTCGACGACGGCCGGGCGCTCACGTCCGACCCCCAGCTGGGCCGATAA
- a CDS encoding phosphatase PAP2 family protein — MGVHPQGTSDDDSAGGKRELADDRFVGDADLARWKSPAGRWLASRAQRLSARLGPYGALILILTAGAAVASLLAFATGGVYEAVTEADGVSALDHPVLEAAMTLRSPALDAAATAYTDLGGGIGMPILAVIATAVLVLRRRSWTPAILIVTAAAGSLLMTIAGKQLIGRARPPLSDAVPPYEYSPSFPSGHSLNSFVIAGIVAYLVILRCRSRRARAWTVTAAALFALTIGLSRVFLGHHWLTDVLAAWTLGAAWLVLVITAHRLYLTARKTEKLNHSRTETPGR, encoded by the coding sequence ATGGGCGTTCATCCCCAAGGCACGTCGGATGACGACTCAGCGGGAGGCAAACGCGAGCTTGCCGACGACCGGTTCGTCGGTGACGCTGACCTGGCCCGGTGGAAGTCCCCCGCTGGCAGGTGGCTCGCCTCCCGCGCACAACGCCTCAGTGCCCGTCTCGGCCCGTACGGTGCGCTGATCCTGATCCTCACTGCCGGAGCCGCAGTGGCATCACTGCTGGCCTTCGCGACCGGCGGAGTGTACGAGGCCGTGACAGAAGCAGATGGCGTGTCGGCCCTGGACCACCCGGTCCTGGAGGCAGCGATGACCTTGCGCAGCCCCGCACTGGACGCCGCCGCCACGGCCTACACCGATCTGGGCGGAGGAATCGGGATGCCGATCCTGGCCGTGATTGCCACCGCCGTACTGGTCCTGCGGCGCCGCTCCTGGACGCCGGCGATCCTCATTGTGACCGCTGCGGCCGGTTCCCTCCTCATGACCATCGCCGGCAAGCAGCTCATCGGCCGAGCCCGGCCCCCGCTCAGCGACGCCGTGCCGCCCTACGAGTATTCCCCCTCGTTTCCCAGCGGACACTCGCTGAATTCGTTCGTGATCGCCGGAATCGTCGCCTACCTGGTCATCCTGCGTTGCCGCTCCCGCCGGGCCCGTGCCTGGACTGTGACCGCCGCGGCCCTCTTCGCCCTGACCATCGGCCTCAGCCGGGTGTTCCTGGGCCACCACTGGCTCACCGATGTCCTGGCTGCCTGGACGCTCGGCGCCGCCTGGCTGGTCCTGGTCATTACAGCCCATCGCCTGTACCTCACCGCCCGAAAGACTGAAAAGCTCAATCACTCCCGGACCGAGACTCCAGGCCGATAA
- a CDS encoding phospholipase D family protein, which produces METDAGTWFLSRTERGNLATRVHAGGAGSSAWSVGNLVRPLVHGASYFARLHEELTALQAGDRVWFTDWRGDADERLLANGPTIGDLLAGLARAGVEVRGLVWRSHGERVSAPMSGRPNELLSRKINDAGGEVLLDQRVRLFGSHHQKMFVIRRRDDPSRDVAFIGGLDLSHSRRDDADHAGDPQAVAMDPRYGKRPPWHDAALELRGPVVADVLAVFAERWNDPHPLDRRTPYRMLLQRLARMPRHPEPLPAAAPPPPAAGPHAVQLLRTYGVKRPPFPFAPEGERSVARGYAKAFARARSLIYIEDQYLWSTEVAAGIAAALERNPDLNVIAVVPRYPDSDGPLVGPASRLGQLRALRMLRQVAPDRVGVFDLENSSGTPIYVHAKICIIDDTWFTCGSDNFNRRSWTTDSELTCAVLDTTADNGDLPGIDTGHDASGPLARGLRLQLWAEHLGLDQDDPRIHDPAAGLKLWKTSADALDNWHETGRRSHRPTGNVRHHTPEPVSSLQRLWADPISRFVVDPDGRPRRLRGTTRF; this is translated from the coding sequence GTGGAGACTGATGCTGGCACGTGGTTCCTGAGTCGCACTGAGCGGGGGAATCTGGCCACCCGGGTGCACGCGGGCGGTGCCGGGTCTTCGGCGTGGTCGGTGGGCAACCTCGTGCGACCGCTCGTTCATGGAGCGAGCTACTTTGCCCGACTGCATGAGGAGCTGACTGCTTTGCAAGCGGGAGACCGTGTGTGGTTCACCGACTGGCGGGGCGACGCCGACGAGCGGCTACTGGCCAACGGACCGACAATCGGGGACTTGCTCGCGGGGTTGGCCCGCGCGGGGGTGGAAGTGCGCGGCCTTGTCTGGAGATCCCACGGAGAGCGGGTATCGGCCCCGATGAGCGGCCGTCCCAACGAGCTTCTCAGTCGCAAGATCAACGACGCCGGCGGAGAAGTGTTGTTGGATCAGCGTGTCCGGCTGTTCGGTTCCCATCACCAGAAAATGTTCGTCATCCGCCGTCGTGACGATCCATCGCGGGACGTCGCGTTCATTGGCGGGCTCGACCTTTCCCACAGCCGACGGGACGACGCCGACCATGCCGGAGACCCGCAAGCGGTGGCCATGGATCCCCGGTACGGGAAACGTCCCCCGTGGCACGATGCCGCGCTCGAACTGCGCGGCCCCGTGGTCGCTGATGTGCTGGCGGTGTTCGCCGAACGGTGGAACGACCCCCATCCACTTGATCGACGCACCCCGTACCGGATGCTGCTGCAACGTCTGGCCCGCATGCCCCGGCACCCCGAACCCCTCCCGGCCGCTGCACCGCCACCACCCGCGGCCGGCCCCCATGCCGTGCAGCTGCTGCGCACTTACGGGGTGAAACGTCCCCCGTTCCCTTTCGCTCCAGAAGGGGAACGCAGCGTGGCCCGCGGCTACGCGAAGGCCTTCGCCCGCGCCCGCTCGCTGATCTATATCGAGGACCAGTACCTGTGGTCGACAGAAGTCGCAGCCGGTATCGCGGCGGCCCTCGAGCGGAATCCCGACCTCAACGTAATCGCGGTCGTGCCCCGTTACCCCGACTCTGACGGCCCTCTCGTCGGGCCGGCAAGTCGGCTCGGGCAGCTTCGCGCCCTCAGGATGCTGCGGCAGGTCGCACCTGACAGGGTTGGCGTGTTCGACCTGGAGAACAGCTCCGGAACTCCGATCTACGTCCACGCCAAAATCTGCATCATCGATGACACCTGGTTCACGTGCGGCTCGGACAATTTCAACCGCCGGTCCTGGACCACCGACAGCGAGCTCACCTGCGCCGTGCTCGACACAACTGCCGACAACGGGGACCTGCCCGGCATCGACACCGGGCACGACGCTTCCGGGCCGCTGGCCCGCGGGCTCCGGCTCCAACTCTGGGCCGAACACCTGGGCTTGGATCAGGACGATCCCCGAATTCACGACCCGGCGGCTGGGCTAAAGCTGTGGAAGACCAGCGCCGACGCCCTCGATAACTGGCATGAAACCGGGCGCCGCTCGCACCGCCCCACCGGAAACGTGCGACACCACACCCCGGAACCCGTGTCGTCCCTCCAACGGCTTTGGGCGGATCCGATCAGCCGCTTCGTCGTGGACCCGGACGGCCGTCCCCGGCGACTGCGCGGCACCACCCGGTTCTAG
- a CDS encoding peptidase dimerization domain-containing protein, with amino-acid sequence MSVDPVVLASSIVLRLQSTVSRETKPGDFAVVTVGALNAGATSNIVPDRATLLLNIRTYDAPVRASVLAAIERIVKGECCAAGSPQDPDFEYYDQFSLTSNDAAVTEKVRAAFSAHFGADSPLFAPVIDPALSIGVQTHVVAAVLPVHGRRNTVSPDDGGASRRRSMR; translated from the coding sequence ATGTCCGTTGACCCGGTGGTGCTGGCCTCCTCGATCGTCCTCAGGCTTCAGTCCACCGTCTCGCGGGAGACCAAGCCGGGCGACTTCGCGGTTGTCACGGTGGGGGCGCTCAACGCCGGCGCGACATCGAACATCGTCCCCGACCGGGCCACCCTCCTGCTCAACATCCGCACTTACGACGCCCCGGTCCGTGCGTCCGTCCTCGCGGCCATTGAGCGGATAGTCAAGGGCGAGTGCTGCGCCGCCGGATCACCGCAAGACCCTGATTTCGAGTACTACGACCAATTCTCCCTCACCAGCAACGACGCGGCCGTGACGGAGAAGGTCCGGGCCGCATTCTCCGCCCACTTCGGGGCGGATTCCCCGCTCTTCGCGCCGGTGATCGACCCGGCTCTATCCATAGGTGTCCAGACCCATGTGGTCGCAGCTGTCTTACCTGTTCACGGAAGACGCAACACCGTGAGCCCCGACGACGGCGGGGCCTCCCGCCGTCGTTCCATGCGTTAA
- a CDS encoding GNAT family N-acetyltransferase encodes MIHVEPDDPAREDVHRLLSEHLADMFATSPAESVHALDHSALSAPSITFWTARDGGALLGCGALKRIESSDGAAKRGEIKSMRTMASARGRGVATLVLSHILDEARSQNYERIFLETGTEDYFAPARRLYVRNGFTECPPFADYTLDPNSVFMELRL; translated from the coding sequence ATGATTCACGTTGAGCCCGACGATCCGGCGCGCGAGGATGTCCACCGACTCCTGAGCGAACACTTGGCGGACATGTTCGCCACATCGCCGGCCGAAAGTGTCCACGCACTGGATCATTCGGCGCTATCCGCACCCTCGATCACCTTTTGGACGGCCCGCGACGGCGGCGCCCTCCTCGGGTGCGGCGCGCTCAAACGCATCGAATCCTCGGACGGCGCAGCGAAGCGCGGCGAAATCAAGTCGATGCGCACCATGGCCAGTGCGCGCGGGCGCGGCGTCGCCACACTCGTGCTCAGCCACATCCTGGATGAAGCACGAAGCCAAAACTACGAGCGCATCTTCCTGGAAACAGGAACCGAGGACTACTTCGCTCCTGCACGGCGCCTGTATGTCCGCAATGGATTTACCGAGTGCCCGCCTTTCGCCGACTACACGCTGGATCCAAACAGCGTTTTCATGGAGCTCCGCCTCTGA
- a CDS encoding PadR family transcriptional regulator, with product MKGIHDTKHTDCGPDMERFGRGRSRRGPHGHGGFGPGRGFGPGRGFGPGFGPGFGPGFGPGGQRRANKGDVRFAILSLLAEAPSNGYGLIKTIAEKTSGSWRPSPGSVYPTLQQLVDEELIAPVGEGRRTEFTLTDAGKAYVAEHAEELENAWNIDPEGSGPAFHQSVAKLMGVIHQFRFAATDEQRTAAMEKIDETRRALYHILAD from the coding sequence ATGAAAGGCATTCACGACACCAAGCACACAGATTGCGGTCCGGATATGGAACGCTTCGGACGCGGCCGGAGCCGTCGCGGACCCCACGGTCACGGCGGATTCGGGCCAGGCCGCGGGTTTGGGCCAGGCCGCGGTTTCGGGCCGGGGTTTGGCCCAGGCTTTGGTCCCGGCTTTGGTCCCGGCGGCCAGCGCCGGGCCAACAAGGGTGACGTTCGCTTCGCGATCCTCTCCCTGCTGGCCGAAGCACCATCCAACGGATACGGACTCATCAAGACAATCGCCGAGAAGACGTCCGGATCGTGGCGCCCAAGCCCGGGTTCCGTCTATCCGACGCTGCAACAGCTCGTTGACGAGGAGCTCATTGCACCCGTCGGCGAAGGCCGTCGTACCGAATTCACACTCACCGACGCCGGGAAGGCATACGTAGCGGAGCACGCCGAGGAGCTGGAAAATGCATGGAACATCGATCCAGAAGGATCAGGACCCGCGTTTCACCAGAGCGTCGCAAAGCTCATGGGGGTTATCCACCAATTCCGCTTCGCCGCAACCGACGAACAACGCACGGCTGCAATGGAAAAGATCGACGAAACCCGGCGAGCGCTGTACCACATCCTCGCGGACTAG
- a CDS encoding putative bifunctional diguanylate cyclase/phosphodiesterase has product MAALVVPGTVSATEIDAMFRSDRGLRAVVVEQGESFGLLTRDHLEFKLTGRLGYGRALNTRRTASELLPAAGSSMAADLDLQSAAQAVLERPEYERYQDLLVLGATGPRIVTVSDIFAAVSAQFRHASLHDPLTGLPNRRMLEEHCPDISASAGLPGVGILFIDLDDFKSVNDTYGHRAGDAVLREFARRLIRSVGNRGTLMRLGGDEFAVLLTDVDEDAACAVANGILDSLEDAFVLDGCELHVSATIGLALGVDIIAEDLLAGPDVLLRHADGAMLRAKREGKRRIGRIGPCQEPAPFARQAHIRRRLSSAVDDSALTLHYQPVLDLATGEDAGVEALLRWNDREIGPVAPDEFIPLAEHTGEIRRIGAWVLDQACAQSRSWIDAGTPRNIAVNVSPVQFAGATLPSDIRAALNRHGIPAGMLEIEITEGTAIVDVPSVASQLRELIDMGVGVALDDYGSAYSSLAMLRVLPLTTLKIDKAFIRDIDSEPHTATIVRGLIQTLNAMGVRVTAEGVERQEQLNILRDLGCDTAQGYLIAPPMDPSEFRLVMNEIEDSK; this is encoded by the coding sequence GTGGCGGCCCTCGTTGTGCCAGGTACCGTTTCGGCCACGGAGATCGATGCCATGTTCCGGAGCGACCGCGGACTCAGGGCGGTCGTGGTTGAACAGGGCGAGTCATTCGGGCTATTGACCCGGGACCATCTGGAGTTCAAGTTGACCGGCAGGCTCGGCTACGGGCGGGCACTGAATACGAGAAGGACGGCTTCGGAGCTCTTGCCCGCCGCGGGCTCGTCCATGGCTGCCGACTTGGATCTGCAGTCCGCTGCGCAAGCCGTCTTGGAAAGGCCTGAGTACGAGCGATATCAGGATCTTTTGGTTCTGGGCGCCACTGGCCCCCGGATCGTCACGGTATCGGACATCTTTGCGGCCGTTTCAGCGCAATTCCGCCACGCTTCGCTTCACGACCCGCTCACAGGGTTGCCCAACCGGAGGATGCTCGAAGAGCACTGCCCTGACATCAGCGCGAGCGCCGGGCTGCCCGGCGTCGGGATCCTGTTCATTGACCTTGACGATTTCAAATCCGTCAACGACACCTATGGCCACCGCGCCGGTGACGCTGTGCTTAGAGAGTTCGCCCGGCGCCTGATCCGCAGCGTCGGAAACCGCGGCACTCTCATGCGCTTGGGTGGTGACGAGTTCGCTGTCCTCCTCACCGACGTCGATGAGGACGCCGCTTGTGCGGTCGCGAACGGAATCCTGGACAGCCTGGAAGACGCTTTCGTGCTCGACGGGTGCGAACTGCATGTCAGTGCCACCATCGGCTTGGCCCTGGGAGTCGACATCATCGCGGAGGACCTGCTCGCCGGTCCCGACGTACTGCTCCGGCACGCCGACGGCGCGATGCTCCGGGCCAAGCGGGAGGGCAAGCGACGAATCGGCCGTATCGGCCCCTGCCAGGAACCGGCACCGTTCGCGCGCCAGGCGCACATCCGGCGTCGGCTCTCTTCTGCCGTTGACGACTCGGCCCTGACGCTCCACTACCAGCCAGTCCTGGATCTTGCGACCGGGGAGGACGCCGGCGTCGAAGCGCTCCTGCGCTGGAACGATAGGGAAATCGGCCCGGTGGCCCCGGACGAGTTCATCCCGCTCGCAGAACATACCGGGGAGATCCGCAGGATCGGGGCTTGGGTCCTGGATCAGGCCTGCGCCCAGTCCCGCTCCTGGATTGACGCCGGCACGCCCCGGAACATCGCCGTGAACGTCTCCCCGGTCCAGTTCGCGGGCGCCACGCTCCCATCCGACATCCGGGCTGCCTTGAACCGCCATGGAATTCCTGCCGGGATGCTGGAAATTGAGATCACGGAAGGAACAGCGATAGTAGACGTCCCCTCTGTGGCATCGCAATTGCGGGAACTGATCGATATGGGCGTTGGTGTCGCCTTGGACGATTACGGGAGTGCCTATTCGTCCTTGGCCATGCTTCGGGTCCTTCCGCTGACCACGCTGAAGATCGACAAAGCGTTCATCAGGGACATCGATAGTGAGCCGCATACTGCGACGATTGTCCGGGGGCTGATCCAAACCCTCAACGCCATGGGGGTCCGGGTTACCGCCGAAGGAGTGGAACGCCAGGAGCAATTGAATATTCTGCGGGACCTCGGCTGCGACACCGCCCAGGGGTATTTGATCGCTCCGCCGATGGATCCCTCGGAATTTAGGCTAGTCATGAATGAGATTGAGGACAGCAAATGA
- a CDS encoding SRPBCC family protein, whose amino-acid sequence MSEQLTTIEVEEFLPYSPAKVWQALTDPALIARWLMENDFKAVVGHQFQMRGIPVPAVGFSGLVASEVLDVETEKLLRISWRDANSGNSLNSTVTWSITAEDAGTRLFLVHDGFDPNEPTHVASHRIMSGGWRNHVLPRLGQTLAESGRADPDS is encoded by the coding sequence ATGAGTGAGCAGCTTACGACCATCGAGGTCGAAGAATTCCTGCCGTATTCGCCTGCCAAGGTTTGGCAAGCGCTGACGGATCCGGCACTGATCGCCCGCTGGTTGATGGAAAACGACTTCAAGGCGGTCGTGGGGCACCAGTTCCAGATGCGCGGGATTCCCGTTCCGGCGGTCGGATTCAGCGGCTTGGTGGCCAGCGAAGTCCTTGACGTGGAAACGGAGAAGCTCCTGCGTATTTCATGGCGGGACGCGAACTCGGGAAACAGCCTCAACAGCACCGTGACATGGTCAATCACCGCCGAGGACGCCGGCACCCGGCTGTTCCTTGTCCATGACGGCTTCGATCCCAACGAGCCGACGCACGTGGCATCGCACCGCATCATGAGCGGCGGATGGCGAAACCATGTCCTCCCGCGGCTCGGCCAGACCCTGGCCGAATCCGGGAGGGCCGACCCCGACAGCTAA
- a CDS encoding ROK family transcriptional regulator, with product MDAQPTPAHPTWLGAPGSARDVLYQLLVDGPSSRSALAEKLGLSAGSLTRVTKPLLTAGEIVETESRHVGPTGRPTQPLEIVAGRHYFVGVKLTGTHASAALVNLRADVIDTAEAPIDSLDPAAVADLVAALVRRVEQSAPRPVAAVGVCLGGQVLDGGNISWAPFLKWENVPFGNLLEQRMALPVSIINDLNALTLMELWLGSGRGIANLVVLTVGAGVGYGLVINHQMITDANSGLGTAGHIPLDPFGPPCDLGHRGCANVMLSLPSLESRALASMGRPVAYAELLELSAQGGVAKSLVDEAGFALGRLLTIASALVMPELIILSGEGVGLVGAARGAVDAGRRHDREVHARDVPLAVIDVDDTHWARGAAIGAMQQPAPGEVKHHPAD from the coding sequence ATGGACGCCCAGCCAACCCCCGCCCACCCAACGTGGCTGGGCGCGCCCGGCTCTGCCCGCGACGTCCTGTACCAACTCCTCGTGGACGGCCCTTCATCCAGAAGCGCCCTGGCCGAAAAGCTCGGCCTTTCAGCCGGAAGCCTTACCCGTGTCACCAAACCCCTGCTGACTGCGGGGGAAATCGTCGAAACGGAATCACGGCATGTCGGCCCTACCGGACGGCCCACGCAGCCGCTGGAGATCGTAGCCGGCCGCCACTATTTCGTTGGTGTGAAACTCACTGGAACGCATGCATCCGCTGCGCTGGTCAACCTGCGGGCTGACGTGATTGACACCGCGGAAGCCCCGATCGACTCTCTGGATCCCGCAGCCGTGGCCGATCTCGTCGCGGCTCTGGTCCGCAGGGTTGAGCAGTCGGCCCCCCGGCCGGTTGCCGCGGTAGGTGTATGCCTTGGCGGCCAAGTCCTGGACGGCGGGAACATCAGCTGGGCACCCTTCCTCAAATGGGAAAACGTTCCGTTCGGCAACCTCTTGGAGCAACGGATGGCGTTGCCCGTCAGCATCATCAATGACCTTAACGCCTTGACCTTGATGGAACTTTGGCTGGGCTCAGGCCGCGGGATAGCGAACCTCGTGGTTCTCACTGTTGGTGCGGGCGTGGGGTACGGACTGGTCATCAATCATCAAATGATCACCGACGCCAACTCCGGCCTGGGCACTGCCGGCCATATCCCCTTGGATCCGTTCGGGCCGCCTTGCGATCTCGGCCACCGCGGCTGCGCCAACGTCATGCTGAGTCTGCCCAGCCTCGAGTCAAGGGCTCTGGCCTCCATGGGCAGACCCGTCGCCTATGCGGAACTGCTCGAGCTCTCGGCACAAGGTGGGGTTGCCAAATCACTCGTCGACGAGGCCGGATTCGCCCTTGGCCGCCTGCTCACCATCGCTTCAGCACTGGTCATGCCTGAACTGATCATCCTGAGTGGGGAAGGCGTCGGCTTGGTGGGGGCGGCCCGGGGGGCCGTTGACGCCGGGCGCAGACACGATCGCGAAGTCCATGCCCGCGATGTACCGCTTGCCGTCATCGACGTTGACGACACTCACTGGGCCCGCGGAGCAGCCATCGGCGCCATGCAGCAGCCGGCCCCCGGGGAAGTCAAGCATCATCCTGCGGACTGA